One window of Anaerolineales bacterium genomic DNA carries:
- the hflK gene encoding FtsH protease activity modulator HflK: MTTNPPTPPPSFDWRGAYRRVTQAVARFIRILIGDGESPVDDLRAAFGHLNPRRIVWGILGLALAGYFATGIYVVAPGELGVVRRFGAVIEPRAAPGLHYRLPWPIDRVDVVNVSDVRREVVGVVEPEEGHEHPEPPSKLQVLSGDTNVIDVEIVVQYQVRDPQAYLLNVQYAPYRLVRDAVRQAVTTLMSQQPVDAILTTERQALQDDIRAETQKRLDEYNSGLVVVGINLQKAFPPDEVSAAFTDVNSAKEDKNRAINEASGYANSLIPEARGQAEKILADAEAYRSNVLGQANGAAQAFEAVLAEYQTNSKIYGEDVTRYRLYLEVLEKILPRVQIYTVDTENGTVNLRLFGNPASTPVPAP, translated from the coding sequence ATGACCACCAACCCTCCCACACCTCCACCTTCGTTCGATTGGCGCGGCGCATATCGCCGAGTGACTCAAGCAGTTGCTCGTTTTATACGCATACTCATTGGCGATGGCGAATCTCCCGTGGACGATCTGCGCGCTGCTTTCGGGCACCTTAACCCTCGTCGTATTGTCTGGGGCATATTGGGACTTGCCCTCGCCGGTTACTTCGCCACAGGAATTTATGTGGTCGCGCCCGGTGAGCTTGGCGTAGTGCGCCGCTTTGGAGCGGTGATCGAACCGCGCGCCGCGCCAGGTCTGCACTACCGCCTGCCGTGGCCAATCGACCGGGTGGATGTTGTCAATGTCAGTGATGTACGCCGTGAAGTCGTGGGTGTTGTTGAACCCGAGGAAGGACATGAACATCCCGAGCCGCCGTCCAAACTCCAGGTGCTTTCCGGCGATACCAACGTAATTGATGTGGAGATTGTCGTTCAATATCAGGTGCGTGACCCACAGGCGTATCTGCTCAATGTGCAATACGCGCCGTATAGACTTGTACGTGATGCCGTGAGGCAGGCTGTGACCACGCTTATGAGTCAGCAGCCGGTGGATGCCATCCTCACCACGGAAAGACAGGCTTTGCAGGACGATATTCGCGCCGAAACACAGAAACGATTGGACGAATACAATAGCGGGCTTGTTGTAGTCGGAATCAATTTGCAGAAGGCATTCCCGCCCGACGAAGTGTCCGCCGCCTTCACAGACGTGAACAGCGCCAAGGAAGACAAAAACCGCGCCATCAACGAGGCATCGGGTTATGCCAATAGCCTCATTCCCGAAGCGCGCGGGCAGGCTGAAAAAATTCTGGCAGACGCCGAGGCATACCGCTCGAATGTGCTTGGACAAGCCAATGGCGCAGCGCAGGCGTTCGAGGCTGTGCTGGCCGAGTATCAAACCAATTCCAAAATCTATGGCGAGGATGTGACCCGCTACCGGCTGTACCTTGAAGTGCTTGAAAAAATCCTGCCACGAGTGCAGATCTATACGGTGGACACTGAGAATGGAACGGTGAACCTCCGTTTATTCGGGAATCCCGCATCGACCCCTGTCCCCGCACCCTAA
- a CDS encoding peptidyl-prolyl cis-trans isomerase, producing MAEGWKQIWEDIRNALRGTEAKGEAAPSLEPSESQQSNFEDQAIEDDQETIASSLIEESKEALEPSGELILEPSPTPGQVWMRRLYRGGSYLLMAIILLAAFWFAGGYRWAPDVYFWWLRLTAPKPPASDVVATFDGGQITIADVDAHLKLLLPEEYQSVAGSPETLLAVIEDMVTDELTRRWAAARQPDQDETFSHTMQHINESLNLESLDLQLHENEIPVSESEIQAYYESNKAQFGDLTLDQVREQIRQTLVSEREQDYIDQYIQRLKDNASISRNFDLLNVPAPSEDDLRRYYDVNLEQFQLPRQVLVDELQFAIGGDEAAARKNADDALLKIRSGATFEEVAQTIVGASFQGDITAPEGTREPEWDAAVFELTDGELSDVFRAGDSFYIVRLNQFRPARTKSLDEVRTEVLTAVQQQKTDEWFAANASKTIFTVKGKGYTLGEFYQEYQELPISTQSQYAGADGMQKLAEALIERLLLVEDTYDQLLDVQNKPLSDESRLQVLKQMMHQEEVDDKIQVTDEELQKFYDENIDLMALPPKARIRYIRIGLGQTEDEQKAARARADEAYKKLVPGLFQQGADFAGIAQEYSEDPETAAQGGELSEWIGESDDILAEVQLHPFHEVALALQPDEISQPFQFGDSLYIVQVIERSGPEQLPFEQAKPYIEEILTQQKHDEQMVQLQETLLKQANFVIYPTVLEKYFQELQTPAPLNPSP from the coding sequence ATGGCTGAAGGCTGGAAGCAAATCTGGGAAGACATACGAAACGCCCTGAGAGGCACGGAAGCGAAAGGGGAAGCTGCGCCATCCCTGGAGCCGTCTGAATCGCAGCAATCTAATTTCGAAGATCAGGCTATCGAAGATGATCAAGAAACGATTGCCAGTTCGTTGATCGAGGAGTCCAAAGAGGCGTTGGAACCCTCCGGCGAACTTATTCTGGAGCCAAGTCCGACACCGGGTCAGGTCTGGATGCGTCGGTTGTACAGGGGGGGATCTTATTTGTTGATGGCGATTATTCTACTGGCCGCCTTCTGGTTTGCAGGCGGCTATCGCTGGGCGCCGGATGTCTATTTCTGGTGGCTGCGTCTCACTGCGCCAAAGCCGCCAGCCTCCGATGTTGTTGCAACCTTCGATGGCGGGCAAATCACGATCGCAGATGTTGACGCCCACTTGAAGTTGCTCCTGCCGGAGGAGTACCAATCCGTGGCGGGGTCACCGGAAACACTGCTGGCTGTAATCGAGGATATGGTCACGGACGAATTGACAAGACGCTGGGCAGCTGCACGTCAGCCGGATCAGGATGAAACGTTCAGCCATACCATGCAGCATATCAATGAAAGTCTCAACCTGGAGTCGCTCGACCTTCAATTGCACGAAAATGAAATTCCAGTCTCAGAAAGTGAAATCCAGGCATACTACGAGTCCAACAAAGCTCAGTTTGGGGATTTGACGCTTGATCAGGTGCGCGAGCAAATTCGCCAAACACTTGTCTCTGAACGTGAGCAAGACTATATTGACCAATACATTCAGCGGCTGAAGGATAACGCCTCCATCAGCCGTAACTTCGACTTGCTCAATGTGCCAGCGCCTTCGGAAGATGATTTGCGCCGTTATTACGACGTCAACCTGGAACAATTCCAACTGCCGCGCCAGGTCCTTGTGGATGAATTGCAATTCGCAATCGGAGGAGATGAAGCGGCGGCTCGAAAAAACGCCGATGACGCGCTGCTCAAGATCCGCTCGGGTGCAACATTTGAGGAGGTCGCGCAGACCATCGTTGGTGCGTCCTTTCAAGGCGACATAACCGCACCCGAAGGAACTCGTGAGCCGGAATGGGATGCCGCAGTCTTTGAGCTGACCGATGGTGAATTGAGCGACGTGTTTCGCGCTGGGGATTCATTTTATATTGTGCGGTTGAACCAGTTTCGGCCGGCTCGCACAAAATCCCTGGACGAAGTTCGTACTGAGGTGTTGACAGCTGTGCAACAACAGAAAACGGATGAATGGTTCGCCGCCAATGCAAGCAAAACCATTTTCACGGTCAAAGGTAAAGGGTATACACTGGGTGAGTTTTACCAGGAATATCAGGAACTGCCGATTTCGACGCAGTCTCAATATGCCGGCGCGGATGGTATGCAGAAATTGGCTGAAGCGTTGATCGAGCGCCTGTTGCTTGTTGAGGATACATACGACCAATTGCTCGATGTGCAGAACAAGCCGTTATCGGATGAGTCAAGATTGCAAGTACTGAAACAGATGATGCACCAGGAGGAGGTGGATGACAAGATCCAGGTCACTGATGAAGAGCTGCAAAAATTCTACGACGAAAACATTGACTTGATGGCTCTTCCGCCCAAAGCTCGTATCCGCTACATCCGCATTGGCCTGGGACAGACAGAGGATGAACAAAAAGCTGCCCGCGCTCGCGCTGACGAAGCCTACAAAAAACTCGTTCCCGGATTGTTCCAACAAGGCGCGGACTTCGCTGGAATTGCCCAGGAATACTCTGAAGATCCCGAAACAGCCGCGCAAGGTGGAGAGCTTTCTGAATGGATTGGTGAAAGCGACGACATTCTGGCGGAGGTTCAGTTGCATCCCTTCCACGAAGTGGCTCTTGCATTACAGCCAGATGAGATTAGTCAACCCTTCCAGTTTGGTGACAGCTTGTACATTGTCCAAGTTATTGAACGCAGTGGTCCCGAACAGTTGCCATTTGAGCAAGCCAAGCCATATATAGAAGAAATACTTACCCAGCAAAAACATGATGAACAAATGGTCCAACTTCAAGAGACACTCCTCAAACAGGCCAACTTTGTCATCTATCCCACCGTACTGGAAAAATACTTTCAGGAACTGCAAACACCTGCGCCTCTTAATCCATCGCCCTGA
- a CDS encoding rhodanese-like domain-containing protein, with product MKKRKARKFPVLLLAGGGLLLIVAAVMLGLQNGSIPATSSEPAVSSEHEEETFPEIERVSLEDAKAALDAGTAVFVDVRGVDAYNMSHIPGSLSIPLAELESRLTELNPNQWIITYCT from the coding sequence ATGAAGAAAAGAAAAGCAAGAAAATTCCCGGTTTTGCTTCTTGCCGGAGGCGGGCTCCTGCTTATTGTGGCTGCCGTAATGTTAGGTTTGCAAAACGGAAGCATTCCGGCAACATCTTCCGAACCCGCTGTGTCGAGCGAACATGAGGAGGAAACATTTCCTGAAATTGAGCGCGTCTCACTAGAGGATGCGAAAGCGGCGTTGGATGCAGGAACAGCTGTATTTGTGGATGTACGTGGAGTCGATGCGTACAACATGAGCCATATACCCGGATCGTTATCCATCCCACTTGCCGAATTGGAGTCACGGCTTACCGAGCTTAACCCGAACCAATGGATCATCACCTACTGTACCTGA
- a CDS encoding rhodanese-like domain-containing protein: MFAGNKFFLLFMIATTLVLSACQSISASGVGEEVSIEGGSYRVVSVQELQGMLENKDFTMINVHTPWQGDIPQTDSRLAYDQISENQDQLPVEKDAKILVYCLTSGMAKKAVESLVDLGYTNIWMLDGGTTAWEEAGLTLKKE, from the coding sequence ATGTTTGCAGGAAACAAATTTTTTCTACTATTTATGATTGCCACAACGCTTGTGCTTAGCGCGTGTCAATCCATATCTGCGAGTGGTGTTGGTGAAGAAGTAAGTATCGAAGGCGGGAGTTACCGTGTTGTCTCGGTTCAGGAATTACAAGGTATGCTCGAGAACAAGGATTTCACGATGATCAATGTTCACACACCCTGGCAGGGTGATATTCCACAAACGGATTCCCGCCTGGCGTATGATCAGATCTCAGAAAACCAGGATCAATTGCCGGTGGAGAAGGACGCGAAGATTCTGGTGTATTGCCTGACATCGGGCATGGCGAAGAAGGCAGTCGAATCCCTCGTAGACCTGGGATATACCAATATTTGGATGCTTGATGGAGGAACCACTGCCTGGGAAGAAGCGGGGTTGACACTCAAAAAAGAATGA
- a CDS encoding L,D-transpeptidase family protein: MRRSISRRDFLKLAGVGLGALAFRPFNLESYYTPKPLPQFPNSEIIGRILGTTQVTNRPSNDPLQASALGTLYDDNLVEWGREVVGNAVGLTNQRFLETPQGYVWASLVQPTRNLPNVPITAMPAGVSGFWAEVTVPYIDLALEGPVVSSWLQSLISYNFPPRLYYGQVVWIDQVRVDPSGVVYYRWNESPGHGYGPGDIFWADGAGLKILTEEEVAPISPDVDPNEKIIRVDLTYQTLGCFEGLREVYFCRISSGAEFNAYGERVDKWKTPTGDLSTHWKIISLNMSGGSSGAGYSTPAVPWVNMISGEGVAIHGAFWHNDFGERRSHGCINVKPEDAKWIFRWTTPHISLAQSEQRMTWPDHGTIASVTQIEV, from the coding sequence ATGAGACGATCAATTTCCCGCCGCGATTTTCTCAAACTTGCCGGCGTAGGTTTGGGTGCGCTGGCTTTTCGCCCCTTCAACCTTGAGTCATATTACACGCCCAAGCCTTTGCCGCAATTCCCGAACAGTGAAATTATCGGGCGCATTCTTGGCACAACGCAAGTCACGAATCGTCCAAGCAACGATCCGCTGCAGGCTTCTGCTCTGGGGACGTTGTACGATGACAATCTTGTTGAATGGGGACGAGAAGTGGTGGGAAATGCGGTTGGGCTGACCAACCAAAGATTCCTCGAAACACCGCAGGGGTATGTCTGGGCTTCTTTGGTACAACCAACGAGAAACCTGCCCAACGTGCCGATCACAGCGATGCCTGCTGGTGTTTCGGGGTTTTGGGCGGAAGTCACCGTTCCATATATCGACCTCGCCCTGGAAGGTCCCGTTGTCTCCTCCTGGCTTCAAAGTCTGATCAGTTATAACTTTCCGCCGCGCTTGTATTATGGTCAGGTCGTTTGGATCGATCAGGTTCGAGTGGATCCAAGCGGGGTGGTGTATTACCGTTGGAATGAGTCGCCGGGACATGGTTATGGTCCAGGCGATATCTTCTGGGCGGATGGCGCGGGGCTGAAAATATTGACTGAGGAAGAGGTTGCCCCAATCAGCCCGGATGTGGATCCCAACGAAAAAATTATCCGTGTGGACCTGACCTATCAAACACTGGGATGTTTCGAAGGTTTAAGGGAAGTTTATTTTTGTCGTATTTCAAGCGGGGCGGAGTTTAACGCCTATGGTGAACGGGTCGATAAGTGGAAAACTCCAACAGGCGATTTGAGCACCCATTGGAAGATCATTTCGCTCAACATGAGCGGCGGCAGTTCGGGAGCTGGCTATTCCACCCCGGCTGTGCCCTGGGTGAATATGATCAGCGGCGAGGGCGTCGCCATACATGGCGCCTTCTGGCATAATGATTTTGGTGAACGCCGATCCCACGGCTGTATCAATGTTAAACCCGAAGATGCCAAGTGGATTTTCCGCTGGACAACTCCCCATATTTCCCTCGCCCAAAGCGAACAACGCATGACATGGCCCGATCACGGCACGATTGCATCCGTAACCCAAATTGAGGTTTGA